In Gemmatimonadales bacterium, the DNA window GGGTAATGTCCCTCTTGGGCATCGTGCCCTCCCGGTGTGGCGTGTGTCGCGGCCCGGATCGGAGCCGCGGCGCCAATCTGTGTGCCGGGCGGGAGGGCCGCGGGGCCTTCGCTCACGTCGCATCGGTGACGAGCACGCCCGCTCCACGTATCCGTCCTGATCGGAGCCGCGCGAGCGCCTCGTTTGCCTGGCCGAGCGCAAATATCTCGGTCGCGACGGCGAGCGGGACCCGCGCGGCAAGCGAGAGGAACTCCCGGCCGTCCCGGCGCGTAAGGTTCGCCACGGAACGAAGGACCCGCTCGCCCCAGAGGACGTCGTATGGAAAGCTCGGGATCGGGCTCATGTGGATGCCGGCGCACACCACAGTGCCGCCTTTGGCGACGGCGCGGAGTGCGGCCGGCACCAGCGCGCCCACCGGGGCAAAGAGAACGGCCGCGTCGAGCGGCTCGGGCGGCGGCTCGTCGGACGGCCCCGCCCACTCCGCACCCAGCTCGCGCGCAAAGCGCTGGCTTTCGGTGTCGCCCGGGCGAGTGAAGGCGAACACCCGCCGCCCCTCGTGCCGCGCCACCTGGGCCACGAGGTGCGCCGCCGCGCCGAACCCGTACAGCCCGAGCCGCTGCGCGTCTCCGGCGGCGCTGAGGGCCCGGTGACCGATCAGGCCGGCACAGAGGAGTGGCGCGGCGTCCGCGTCGCCGTACTGTTGAGGGATCGGGAAGCAGAACCGCTCGTCGGCCACGACCAGCTCGGCGTAGCCGCCGTCGAGGGTATAGCCGGTGAACCGGGCGCGGTCGCATAAATTTTCGCGGCCGCTGCGGCAATAGTCGCACACGCCGCAGGTCCAGCCGAGCCAGGGGACGCCGACCCGGTCGCCCACGGCAAACGGCGCGGCGGCGCCTCGTGCGGCAGTGGCACCCGAAGGCCCGCGCTCGACCACGCGCCCCACGATCTCGTGGCCGAGCACGAGCGGAAGTCTGGGATCGGGCAGCTCGCCGTCGGCCACGTGCAGGTCGGTGCGGCAGACGCCGCAGGCGCCCACGGCAAGCAGCACCTGACCCGGGCGCGGCACCGGCCGCGGCAGATCAACCGGTTTGAGCGGCGCGCCGGGCCGCTCGAGCACCATCGCACGCATGGGAGCCAAAGCTTGACGCGCGAGTCCAACCGAAGCAACCCTGTCGCCGTGCCGTCCCGCGCCGCGCCGCCCATTCCCGACGCGCTGCGCCGCGCCTTTGCCGGCCAGTACCAGCTCGAGCGCGAGCTCGGGCGCGGCGGCATGGGTGCGGTTTATCTCGCGCAGGACCTGAAGCACGAGCGCGCCGTCGCACTCAAGGTGCTTCCGCCGGACCTCCGCGTCGGCACCGCACCCGAGCGTTTTCTGCGCGAGATCGGGATCGCCGCGCGGCTCACCCATCCCCAGATCGTGCCGCTGCACGACTCGGGCGAACGGAACGGCCTGCTCTACTACGTCATGCCGTACCTCGAGGGCGAATCGCTCCGCCACCGGATCGATCGCGAGGGGCCGCTGCCGCTCGATGCCGCCGTGTCGATCGCGCGCGCGGTGGCGCTGGCGCTCGACTACGCACACCGGCGCGGCGTGCTCCACCGCGACATCAAGCCGGAGAACATCCTGCTCCACGAGGGTGGCGCGCTCGTGGCCGACTTCGGCGTGGCGCGCGCCATGACCGCCGTCGTTTCCGACCAGGTCTCCGAGCCCGGTATCGCGATCGGCACGCCGGCCTATATGAGCCCGGAGCAGGCCAGCGCCGAGCGCCACCTCGACGGCCGGACCGACGTCTACGCGCTCGGCTGCGTGCTCTACGAGATGGTGGCGGGCCGGCCGCCGTTCGCGGGCACCGGTGCGCGCGCCACGATGGCCCGTCACGTGATGGAGCCGCCGCTTCCGCTTCGCGGGCTCCGGGCCGACGTGCCGGAGTCGCTCGACAACGCCGTCGCCCGGGCCCTCGCCAAGGACCCATCGGAGCGCTTTCCCACCGCCGGCGATTTCGCCCGCGCGCTCGACGCAGTGCGCGAGTCCGCCGCCACGACCGCCCCGGTCGCAGCCCTCGCCCCGCGCGACCGGCGCGCCATCGCCGTGCTTCCGTTCGTCAACGCAAGCGCGGAGCCGGACACCGAATATTTCGCCGACGGCATGACCGACGAGCTGATCGACGCCCTCACCCAGGTCGAGGGGCTCCACGTCGCGAGCCGCACGACCGTGTTTGCGTTGAAGGGCCGCGCGCTCGACGTCCGCACCCTCGGCGCCATGCTCAACGTCGCGGTCGTACTCGAGGGCAGCGTGCGCCGCGCCGGCGGCCGGTTTCGCGTGACCGCGCGCCTCACCGAGGTGGCGAGCGGGCGCCACCTCTGGTCGCGCCGCTTCGACCGCGACGTGGCCGACGTCTTTGCGGTGCAGGACGAGATCGCCGCCAGCATCGTCGCCGCCCTTCGCGCCGCGCTCTTCGAAGACCTCGGCACGCCGGTGAGCCGGCGCTACACCGACAACGTCGCCGCGTACAACCTCTATCTGAAGGGTCGCTACGCCTGGAACCTTCGCACCCGCGAGGGCACCGCGGAGGGGATCCGCTACTTCGAGGACGCCATCGCCGAGGATCCGGACTACGCGCTCGCCTACACCGGCCTCGCCGATTGCTATGCGCTCCAGCTCGACTACCGCGGCGTGCCAGTGGCCGAGGGGCTGCTCAAGGCCGAGGAGATGGCGCTCCGCGCGCTCGCGCTGGACGATCGCCTCGCCGAAGCGCACACGTCGCTCGGTTGGGTGCAGTTCATCTACGAGTGGGATTGGGACGCGGCGCGGCGCTCGTTCGAGCGCGCCATCGAGCTGGACCCGCGCTACGCCACGGCACATCAGTGGTACGCGTGGCTGCTCATCGCGCTGGGCTGCGGCGACGATGCGCTGGCCGAGGGCCGTGCGGCCGCCGAGCTCGATCCCGGGTCGGTGTCCATCCGCCGCGGCCTCGGCTGGCTGTACTACCAGACCCGCCGCTACGACGCCGCGGAGGAACATCTCCGCCGCGCGCTCGGCATGAATCCGACGCAGGAGGAGACCCATCGCGTCCTCGGACTCGTGCGCTTGCAGCAGGGCCGCTACGCCGAGGCCGAGGCCGAATTGTGCGAGGCGATGGCCGGCGCCACCGTGCCCGACTACGCGGCCGGCGCGCTGGGCTACACGGCGGCACGGGCCGGCCGTCCCGCCGAGGCCCGCGATCGGCTGGCGTCGCTCACGGCCGAGGCGCGCGATCGGTACGTCTCGCCGGTCGCGTTCGTGCTGCTCAACACCGCCCTCGGCCGCGCCGACGACGCCTTTGCATGGCTCGAGCGCGCGCGCGAAGAGCGGCGCGGCTGGCTCTGTTATCTCACCACCGAGCCGTTGTTAGATCCGCTCCGCGACGATCCCCGCTTTGCCCACCTGATCCGCGCGATGCGGCTTCCATAACGCCGCGCGTGTGACGCAGGGCCGCGACGTGGCGCCGGTCCGGCGTTATCCATTGCAGGCACCCAGTTTGCACCTTATCAGGGGGGACCAATGAAAGCGTTCTGGATGCGGCGGGCGCGTCTGGCCCTGTTGCTTGGGCTGGCCGGAGCCCTGCCGGGATGCCTCGCCGCCGCGGCCGCGGCCGGTGCGGGCACCGGGATCTATCTCACGAGCCGCGGCGCCGAGTCGGTCGTGAACGGCACGGTTAGCGACGTGGCCGGGCGGGCGCGCTCGGTGCTCATGTCGGAAAACGTCACCATCAACGCGAACAGCACCGAGAACAGCGGCGACAAGCAGGAGCTCAAGGGCACCAAGGGCGACCTCGACATCACCATCACCATGAACCGCGAGGGCCCCTCCACCACCAAGACGGAAGTGACCGCCCGGAAGAACGCGGTCGAGTGGGACAAGGACTACGCCCAGACCCTCCTCAACAAGATCGTGAAGTCCGGCGCGTCCTGAGTCAGGACCTAGGAGACGCTGCTCGCGAGCAGCGTCTCCAGCTCGCGCATCGCCGCCGCGTCGCGTTCGGCGCGCTCGGCGAGCGCGCGGGTTGCCTCCGCAAGCTGGTTGGCGCCCCCGGCAAAGTCGGCTGGTGTATGTCTTGCTGGCCGGCGCGCCGAACCCTTGCCTGGAGCGATGCATGATCTTGCACACCCCCTCGCGACGCGGTCTGGGCGCGGCCGTGCTTGCGGCCGTAGCCGCCTTCGCCGTCGGCGCTTGCAGTGATAGCACGGGACCTGCCGGCAGCGGCAAGATGAGCTTGGTACTGCGCGGTTCCGGCTCGATGCTGAGCACATCGATGACGCGTCCGTCGGCGGACTCGCGCACCTTGCAGGCGAACGTGCCGGTCGCGGCACCGATCGTTCCCGTCGTGCCCGCCACCTGCGGCGGATTCGATGCCGCGGGTGTGACGATCGCGGAGATCTACCTGCAGGGGCAGGGCGGCCGCACCGTGCTGCGCTCGACGCCCGCCACGGTCGACCTGTGTGATCTCGCCAACGAGACGCTGGGGCTGGTGAACGAGGCGCCGGTGCCCGCCGGCACCTACACCGAGCTGCGCCTCGTCATCACGGGCGGGTTCGTGCAGGTGGGCGGACAGGTGTTCGCCACCTCCGGCTACACGCTGCCTCAGGGTGTGCCGGCGGCCACCGGCACTCTGCAGATGCCGAGCTACGGCTCGTCCGGCCTCAAGGTGGACTTCGCGGGCGGCCCGGTGACGATCGGGACCGATCAGAAGGTGTACGCGCTCGACTTCGACGTGGCGGAGAGCTTCGGCAAGGACGCCGGCGCGTCGGGGCAGTGGGTGATGAACCCGATCATCAAGAGCGCCGACATCTCGTTCACCGGGAGCGTGGAGGTGGACCTCAAGCTGGGCCAGGGCGTGACACTTCCGACGATTTCCGGCACCCAGGTGACCTTCGCCGACTTCAGCGCCTCCGCGAGCGACGGCACCACGAGCGCCACCCAGAGCTTCGACGCGACGACCGGCGCCACGGTGTTCTATCTGCCGCCCTCGGGCACCGCGTACACGATCACGCTCAACGTGCCGAATACGCTGGATGTGACGGTGGATCCGGCAACCCCGCCGACGGCGACGATCACGGAGGGCACAGCGTCGCCGGCGGTGAGCTTTACGCTGACGGCGGTGGCGGCAAAGCCGTAGCCGCCACCCGGCCGCGGCATTCGCCCAGTCCGATCCGCGCGAAGCCTTCGCGCTCGCACCAGCCGCGGAGCGTCACCTCGTCGCCGTCCAGAAGGAAGGTGCGCTCCTCGCCCGTGGGCAGGTGGAGCGGCTCGCGGCCGCGCCAGGTGAGCTCGAGCAGGCACCCGCGCGAATCTTTCGTCGGCCCCGACACCGTCCCGCTTCCGAGCAGGTCGCCGGATCGCAGGTTGCACCCGCCGCTCGTGTGGCTGGTGACGAGCTGCGCCGGCGTCCAGTAGAGGTCGGCGAGCCGGCTCCGGCTTATCCGAAGCGGCGCCATGCCGCGGCTGCGCATCTCCGCGCTCGTGAGCTCGACCTCCAGCACCGCGTCCACCGCGCCGTGTGCCTGGTCGTCGGCATCGAAGAGGTAGGCCAGCGGCGGCGGATCGCCCGGCGGGCGCGCGAATGCGGGGGCGCGGAACGGCGCCAGCGCATCGGGCGTCACGATCCAGGGCGAGACG includes these proteins:
- a CDS encoding zinc-dependent alcohol dehydrogenase family protein codes for the protein MRAMVLERPGAPLKPVDLPRPVPRPGQVLLAVGACGVCRTDLHVADGELPDPRLPLVLGHEIVGRVVERGPSGATAARGAAAPFAVGDRVGVPWLGWTCGVCDYCRSGRENLCDRARFTGYTLDGGYAELVVADERFCFPIPQQYGDADAAPLLCAGLIGHRALSAAGDAQRLGLYGFGAAAHLVAQVARHEGRRVFAFTRPGDTESQRFARELGAEWAGPSDEPPPEPLDAAVLFAPVGALVPAALRAVAKGGTVVCAGIHMSPIPSFPYDVLWGERVLRSVANLTRRDGREFLSLAARVPLAVATEIFALGQANEALARLRSGRIRGAGVLVTDAT
- a CDS encoding protein kinase, translating into MPSRAAPPIPDALRRAFAGQYQLERELGRGGMGAVYLAQDLKHERAVALKVLPPDLRVGTAPERFLREIGIAARLTHPQIVPLHDSGERNGLLYYVMPYLEGESLRHRIDREGPLPLDAAVSIARAVALALDYAHRRGVLHRDIKPENILLHEGGALVADFGVARAMTAVVSDQVSEPGIAIGTPAYMSPEQASAERHLDGRTDVYALGCVLYEMVAGRPPFAGTGARATMARHVMEPPLPLRGLRADVPESLDNAVARALAKDPSERFPTAGDFARALDAVRESAATTAPVAALAPRDRRAIAVLPFVNASAEPDTEYFADGMTDELIDALTQVEGLHVASRTTVFALKGRALDVRTLGAMLNVAVVLEGSVRRAGGRFRVTARLTEVASGRHLWSRRFDRDVADVFAVQDEIAASIVAALRAALFEDLGTPVSRRYTDNVAAYNLYLKGRYAWNLRTREGTAEGIRYFEDAIAEDPDYALAYTGLADCYALQLDYRGVPVAEGLLKAEEMALRALALDDRLAEAHTSLGWVQFIYEWDWDAARRSFERAIELDPRYATAHQWYAWLLIALGCGDDALAEGRAAAELDPGSVSIRRGLGWLYYQTRRYDAAEEHLRRALGMNPTQEETHRVLGLVRLQQGRYAEAEAELCEAMAGATVPDYAAGALGYTAARAGRPAEARDRLASLTAEARDRYVSPVAFVLLNTALGRADDAFAWLERAREERRGWLCYLTTEPLLDPLRDDPRFAHLIRAMRLP
- a CDS encoding DUF4382 domain-containing protein; protein product: MTRPSADSRTLQANVPVAAPIVPVVPATCGGFDAAGVTIAEIYLQGQGGRTVLRSTPATVDLCDLANETLGLVNEAPVPAGTYTELRLVITGGFVQVGGQVFATSGYTLPQGVPAATGTLQMPSYGSSGLKVDFAGGPVTIGTDQKVYALDFDVAESFGKDAGASGQWVMNPIIKSADISFTGSVEVDLKLGQGVTLPTISGTQVTFADFSASASDGTTSATQSFDATTGATVFYLPPSGTAYTITLNVPNTLDVTVDPATPPTATITEGTASPAVSFTLTAVAAKP